A stretch of Caenorhabditis elegans chromosome IV DNA encodes these proteins:
- the epi-1 gene encoding Laminin-like protein epi-1 (Confirmed by transcript evidence): protein MSPYDSSPWATKALFLIVTLLAQFTYSQVLTPSQITISHRKPITATSTCGEIQGQPVTEIYCSLTGSTQYTPLNSYSYQDDEQQKSWSQYENPMVRGGHGCGHCNAGNENSHPAANMVDGNNSWWMSPPLSRGLQHNEVNITIDLEQEFHVAYVWIQMANSPRPGSWVLERSTDHGKTYQPWFNFAENAAECMRRFGMESLSPISEDDSVTCRTDMASLQPLENAEMVIRILEHRPSSRQFATSEALQNFTRATNVRLRLLGTRTLQGHLMDMNEWRDPTVTRRYFYAIKEIMIGGRCVCNGHAVTCDILEPQRPKSLLCRCEHNTCGDMCERCCPGFVQKQWQAATAHNNFTCEACNCFGRSNECEYDAEVDLNKQSIDSQGNYEGGGVCKNCRENTEGVNCNKCSFGYFRPEGVTWNEPQPCKVCDCDPDKHTGACAEETGKCECLPRFVGEDCDQCASGYYDAPKCKPCECNVNGTIGDVCLPEDGQCPCKAGFGGTFCETCADGYTNVTAGCVECVCDATGSEHGNCSASTGQCECKPAYAGLSCDKCQVGYFGDDCKFCNCDPMGTEGGVCDQTTGQCLCKEGFAGDKCDRCDIAFYGYPNCKACACDGAGITSPECDATSGQCPCNGNFTGRTCDKCAAGFYNYPDCRGCECLLSGAKGQTCDSNGQCYCKGNFEGERCDRCKPNFYNFPICEECNCNPSGVTRDFQGCDKVSPGELCSCRKHVTGRICDQCKPTFWDLQYHHEDGCRSCDCNVNGTISGLNTCDLKTGQCMCKKNADGRRCDQCADGFYRLNSYNQMGCESCHCDIGGALRAECDITSGQCKCRPRVTGLRCDQPIENHYFPTLWHNQYEAEDAHTEDQKPVRFAVDPEQFADFSWRGYAVFSPIQDKILIDVDITKATVYRLLFRYRNPTSVPVTATVTINPRFTHTHDVEQTGKATFAPGDLPAMKEITVDGKPFVLNPGKWSLAISTKQRLFLDYVVVLPAEYYEGTVLRQRAPQPCLSHSTKNTTCVDLIYPPIPSVSRQFVDMDKVPFNYINEDGTTTALEHVPVEILLSEITGPAAFVRADENPRVVEAKLDVPETGEYVIVLEYHNREETDGNIGVGISQNDKEVLNGNAVIHHCPYATFCRELVSSEGTIPYIPLEKGEATVRLNIKPNHEFGLAGVQLIKKSDFSSEYLQQVPVCIKKDARCVQQSYPPAADSVTTEAESGSNMDKSILGDKLPFPVSNSKEMRVVPLDDAQATVEISGVVPTRGHYMFMVHYFNPDNTPINIDVLIQNEHYFQGDSCNSFACSSVPLAFCPSISGCRALIRDKERPEVIQFYMDDKYTATFYHNSSQKGPIYIDSITAVPYNSYKDKLMEPLALDLSNEFLKECSEDNLKNHPESVSDFCKQKIFSLTTDFNAAALSCDCVAQGSESFQCEQYGGQCKCKPGVIGRRCERCAPGYYNFPECIKCQCNAGQQCDERTGQCFCPPHVEGQTCDRCVSNAFGYDPLIGCQKCGCHPQGSEGGNLVCDPESGQCLCRESMGGRQCDRCLAGFYGFPHCYGCSCNRAGTTEEICDATNAQCKCKENVYGGRCEACKAGTFDLSAENPLGCVNCFCFGVTDSCRSSMYPVTIMSVDMSSFLTTDDNGMVDNKDDTVIYTSEETSPNSVYFNVPIEKKDYTTSYGLKLTFKLSTVPRGGRKSMNADADVRLTGANMTIEYWASEQPTNPEEQFTVKCKLVPENFLTAEGKTVTREELMKVLHSLQNITLKASYFDHPKTSTLYEFGLEISEPNGVDSVIKASSVEQCQCPAPYTGPSCQLCASGYHRVQSGSFLGACVPCECNGHSATCDPDTGICTDCEHNTNGDHCEFCNEGHYGNATNGSPYDCMACACPFAPTNNFAKSCDVSEEGQLLQCNCKPGYTGDRCDRCASGFFGHPQISGESCSPCQCNGNNNLTDSRSCHPNSGDCYLCEQNTDGRHCESCAAWFYGDAVTAKNCSSCECSQCGSQYCDNKSGGCECKINVEGDSCDRCKPDHWGFSKCQGCQGCHCGTAAFNTQCNVENGQCTCRPGATGMRCEHCEHGYWNYGEHGCDKCDCEADLSMGTVCDVRTGQCHCQEGATGSRCDQCLPSYLRIPTYGCRRCDECVHHLIGDVDNLELEIDVLGTAIANISSATIVGARLARNKKEFNDINEITKMLNDEENSFGNVFGDAQDILTNSTQIQNKLVRTKTHSQNSVSSAKNITLNGTEFLQEVMKRAQRARQSVRSLAEIALAIGSSSKAVNVDPRLLKEAEETLMTLEAASADQYPEKAQTVPGKLEEIQKKIQEETEKLDKQKETFEAQKKRAEELAAYLNSAQQLLKESKSKADKSNNIAKMLQLTKVENLVAAITDDLERVEAAKGEFQKLNVAIGNITENLKDKREEMTHAVTTLNETRNDVAEALEAAKKRVRRDEKSVDMQLVNAKAHELHLQATTLRQTFDNNKDNTDQAVEAANAFSNLTDTLKNAKAQIDNAYEALSAEPAFAESVQNARDKPFPDETKEKIDALSKTVSQDLKETEKLKKQLEQLTELSEKLRKRKEAVKAGIPKYSKNTLDSIDEKVQEVEKLKAEIDANIEETRAKISEIAGKAEEITEKANSAMEGIRLARRNSVQLNKLAPVIVSKFEELKKLSSARSAKVDSVSDKVSQIKEMIAVARDAANRIKLGAHFEKGSSLDLNIPQRVTRSAAHADISFYFRTEQEHGIPLFFGNEETAVGSRAVPTADYVAAEIEYGRPKITVDLGDAPAVVKLDTPVNDGLWRRLNIERIGKTVSVTLSKPNSVETAETKSSVAGGNKSVLNLNQQISRLFVGGVPTSARISKDLYNRDFVGDIESLKLHGEPIGLWNSREKGNTNVNGAQKKPKITDNADELVVSLDGEGYTSYKPSHWNPRKATKISLSFLTFSPHGLLFFVGKDKDFMALELSDGGVKLSVDLGSGVGQWITESSNYNDGKWHTVSIVREEKHVKIMIDGETEVLEGDVPGKDSEMSVTEFLYIGGTPSGLSVRTTIVPLRGCIKSVKLGSDNVDLESSHASKGVRSGCPLHSVRTVSFLSDRTTASFNNATEFSEDVSVTFKFKTRSIRQPSSLFTVNDDEDSVLSVSINEDGILTVTSGEDIATLELAASPDEKWHYVSIRKTKYIIRIDADDSFSNEVARKHADDSNPDASFLSAFFGKSGETPSFVGCIGDVTLNGKLLDFANSEIKEISLNGCSLSDDENISTTTTAAPKPTDDSDVAVLPIDEEEESTTTTTTTTTEEPTEEPAEARPDGHCSLPEDPMVQFEDAEGFNFGSQQYSRIEYDILPEAIDKSGEFTFKIRPTSDNGIIFIATNKRTDHIAVMLEHGRVVFTYDTGSGQVIIKSDKSIIDGRWHTIKVSRRGKSAHLIVDDNSYESEGAANQNEDLIETQPPFYVGGVPADLAGFARNLVVGVRSQFSGCIKDFKLNGKSLDNGKEFGTEQCSQFSEPGMYFGKDGGYAIVQKDYEVGLTFGLEVEMRPRMKNGILFSVGVLEYITVEFVNGSIKTTVESGSGGEELWHHPDIENQYCDGQWQSFKISKKRNLLTVAVNGKAHLKILKKAKTDVLTKDPLYFGGLPEGVTNKGIKTNKPFVGCIRFVSFGLKKDRKIRRKKQVDTERFDVFGDVHRNACPAI from the exons ATGAGTCCGTACGATTCGTCGCCTTGGGCGACGAAGGCTCTATTTTTAATAGTAACATTATTGGCACAATTCACTTATTCTCAAGTTTTGACTCCATCTCAAATCACAATTTCCCACCGAAAACCAATTACCGCTACATCTACCTGTGGAGAAATTCAAGGACAACCGGTGACTGAAATCTATTGCTCTCTGACAG gatCGACACAGTATACACCGCTGAACTCTTATTCGTACCAAGACGATGAACAACAAAAATCGTGGTCTCAATACGAAAATCCAATGGTACGTGGAGGACACGGTTGTGGTCATTGTAATGCTGGAAATGAGAACTCCCATCCAGCAGCTAACATGGTCGACGGAAACAATAGTTGGTGGATGTCTCCTCCACTTTCACGTGGACTCCAGCACAATGAGGTCAACATTACTATTGATTTGGAACAGGAATTCCACGTGGCTTATGTTTGGATTCAAATGGCTAACAGTCCTCGTCCAGGAAGTTGGGTTCTTGAAAGATCAACTGATCATGGAAAGACCTATCAACCATGGTTTAACTTTGCCGAGAACGCTGCTGAATGTATGAGAAGATTCGGAATGGAGTCTCTGTCACCAATTTCAGAGGATGACTCTGTCACCTGTCGTACTGATATGGCCAGTCTTCAACCATTGGAGAATGCTGAGATGGTTATCAGAATTCTTGAGCATAGACCAAGTTCCCGTCAATTTGCAACTTCCGAGgcgcttcaaaatttcacaagaGCAACCAATGTCAGACTTCGTCTTCTTGGAACAAGAACTCTTCAAGGACATTTGATGGATATGAATGAGTGGAGAGACCCAACTGTCACTAGAAGA TACTTCTACGCCATCAAGGAAATTATGATTGGAGGAAGATGTGTGTGCAACGGTCACGCCGTCACCTGTGACATCCTCGAGCCACAAAGACCAAAATCTCTTCTGTGCCGTTGTGAACATAATACATGCGGAGATATGTGTGAGAGATGTTGTCCTGGATTTGTGCAAAAGCAATGGCAAGCCGCCACAGCCCACAATAACTTCACCTGTGAAGCTTGTAACTGTTTCGGACGTTCCAACGAGTGTGAATACGACGCCGAAGTTGATTTGAATAAGCAATCCATTGATTCACAAGGAAATTATGAAGGAGGAGGAGTTTGTAAGAATTGTCGTGAAAATACTGAAGGAGTCAACTGTAACAAGTGTTCTTTTGGATACTTCCGTCCAGAGGGAGTTACATGGAATGAGCCACAGCCATGTAAAGTCTGTGACTGCGACCCTGACAAACACACAGGTGCATGTGCTGAAGAAACTGGAAAGTGCGAATGTCTTCCTCGCTTCGTTGGAGAGGACTGTGATCAGTGCGCATCTGGTTATTATGATGCACCAAAATGCAAACCATGTGAATGTAACGTAAATGGAACAATTGGAGATGTATGTCTTCCAGAAGATGGTCAGTGCCCATGTAAAGCAGGATTCGGAGGAACCTTCTGCGAGACTTGCGCCGATGGATACACTAATGTGACTGCTGGTTGTGTTGAATGTGTCTGTGACGCTACTGGATCAGAACATGGAAATTGTTCTGCATCTACTGGACAGTGCGAGTGTAAACCTGCCTATGCTGGTTTGTCATGTGACAAGTGTCAAGTAGGATATTTTGGAGATGATTGTAAAT tCTGTAACTGTGACCCAATGGGAACAGAAGGAGGTGTTTGCGATCAAACAACTGGACAATGTCTCTGCAAAGAAGGATTCGCTGGAGACAAGTGTGACAGATGTGACATTGCTTTCTACGGATATCCAAACTGCAAAGCTTGTGCCTGTGACGGAGCTGGAATCACTTCTCCAGAATGCGATGCTACTTCTGGACAGTGCCCGTGTAACGGAAACTTCACTGGAAGAACTTGTGATAAGTGTGCTGCAGGATTCTACAACTATCCAGATTGTCGTGGATGTGAATGTCTTCTTTCCGGAGCCAAGGGACAAACGTGTGACAGCAATGGACAGTGTTACTGTAAAGGCAACTTTGAAGGAGAGCGATGTGATCGTTGTAAGCCAAACTTCTACAACTTCCCAATTTGTGAGGAATGCAACTGCAACCCATCTGGAGTCACCAGAGATTTCCAAGGCTGCGATAAAGTGTCTCCAGGAGAACTTTGCTCCTGTAGAAAACATGTTACTGGAAGAATTTGTGATCAATGTAAGCCAACATTCTGGGATCTTCAATACCACCATGAGGATGGATGCAGAAGCTGTGATTGTAATGTCAATGGAACAATTTCTGGATTGAACACTTGTGATCTTAAGACTGGACAATGTATGTGTAAGAAGAACGCAGACGGAAGAAGATGTGACCAGTGTGCTGATGGATTCTATAGACTGAACAGTTACAACCAAATGGGATGTGAATCATGTCACTGTGATATTGGAGGTGCTTTGAGAGCTGAATGTGACATCACATCAGGACAATGTAAATGCCGTCCAAGAGTTACTGGACTCAGGTGTGATCAACCAATTGAGAACCATTACTTCCCAACTTTGTGGCACAATCAATACGAAGCCGAGGATGCGCATACTGAAGATCAAAAACCTGTGAGATTTGCTGTGGATCCTGAGCAATTCGCTGATTTCTCATGGCGCGGATATGCTGTCTTCTCCCCAATCCAAGACAAGATTCTCATTGATGTTGATATTACCAAAGCTACTGTCTATCGTCTTCTCTTCCGTTATCGAAATCCAACAAGTGTTCCGGTAACCGCAACTGTCACTATTAATCCAAGATTTACTCATACCCATGATGTTGAGCAAACTGGAAAAGCTACTTTTGCTCCAGGAGATCTCCCAGCTATGAAGGAAATTACTGTCGATGGAAAGCCATTTGTTTTGAATCCAGGAAAATGGTCACTGGCTATTTCTACAAAACAAAGACTTTTCCTTGACTACGTTGTAGTTCTCCCTGCGGAATATTACGAAGGAACTGTTCTTCGTCAGCGTGCTCCACAGCCATGTCTCTCACACAGTACCAAGAACACCACTTGTGTTGATTTGATCTATCCACCAATTCCATCTGTCTCCAGGCAATTTGTTGATATGGATAAGGTTCCATTTAACTATATCAATGAAGATGGAACTACCACTGCTCTTGAGCATGTTCCAGTGGAAATTCTTCTCTCCGAAATTACAGGACCAGCTGCTTTTGTTCGTGCTGATGAGAATCCAAGAGTTGTTGAAGCTAAATTGGATGTTCCAGAGACTGGAGAGTATGTCATTGTACTCGAATACCACAACAGAGAAGAAACCGATGGAAATATTGGAGTTGGAATTAGCCAAAACGACAAAGAAGTTCTCAATGGAAATGCTGTGATCCATCATTGTCCATATGCCACATTCTGTCGTGAACTTGTTTCTTCTGAAGGAACTATTCCATACATTCCACTTGAAAAGGGTGAAGCTACTGTTAGATTGAACATTAAACCAAATCACGAGTTCGGACTTGCCGGTGTTCAACTAATCAAGAAGTCGGATTTCAGCTCAGAATACTTGCAACAG GTCCCAGTTTGTATTAAAAAGGATGCCCGATGCGTTCAACAGAGCTACCCACCAGCAGCTGATTCAGTCACAACCGAAGCAGAGAGTGGATCAAATATGGATAAGTCTATTCTTGGAGACAAACTTCCATTCCCAGTATCCAATTCAAAAGAGATGCGTGTAGTTCCGCTTGATGATGCCCAG GCAACAGTTGAAATCTCAGGAGTTGTCCCAACAAGGGGACACTATATGTTTATGGTTCATTACTTCAATCCAGACAACACTCCAATCAACATTGATGTTCTCATTCAAAATGAGCACTACTTCCAGGGTGACTCATGCAACTCCTTCGCAtgtt CTTCTGTACCACTCGCTTTTTGCCCATCAATCAGTGGATGTCGTGCTCTTATCAGAGACAAAGAACGACCAGAAGTTATTCAATTCTATATGGACGACAAGTACACCGCCACATTCTACCACAACTCTTCCCAAAAAGGGCCAATTTATATCGACTCTATCACAGCTGTCCCATACAATTCCTACAAGGACAAGCTGATGGAGCCACTTGCTCTCGATCTTTCGAATGAATTCCTGAAGGAGTGCTCCGaagataatctgaaaaatcatccAGAATCAGTCAGTGATTTCTGTAAGCAGAAGATTTTTTCATTGACCACCGATTTCAACGCGGCTGCTCTCTCGTGCGACTGTGTCGCTCAAGGATCTGAATCATTCCAATGTGAACAGTATGGAGGACAATGCAAGTGTAAGCCAGGTGTCATTGGAAGACGATGTGAACGATGTGCTCCAGGATATTACAACTTCCCAGAGTGTATCA aatgtcaGTGTAATGCTGGACAACAATGTGATGAGCGCACCGGTCAATGCTTCTGCCCACCTCATGTTGAAGGACAAACTTGTGATAGATGTGTTAGCAACGCTTTCGGGTACGATCCACTTATCGGATGCCAGAAATGTGGTTGTCATCCACAAGGATCGGAAGGAGGAAATTTGGTTTGCGACCCAGAAAGTGGGCAATGCTTGTGCAGAGAATCTATGGGAGGAAGACAATGTGATAGATGTCTTGCTGGATTCTACGGATTTCCTCATTGTTATGGATGCTCTTGTAACAGAGCTGGAACAACTGAAGAGATTTGTGATGCTACGAATGCTCAGTGCAAGTGCAAGGAAAACGTTTACGGAGGACGTTGTGAAGCTTGTAAAGCTGGAACTTTCGATCTCTCTGCAGAAAATCCACTTGGATGTGTCAACTGCTTCTGCTTCGGTGTCACTGATTCCTGTAGATCTAGCATGTACCCAGTTACAATT ATGTCCGTCGATATGTCTTCATTCCTTACCACTGATGACAATGGAATGGTTGATAACAAGGATGATACTGTTATTTACACTTCTGAAGAAACATCTCCAAACTCTGTGTATTTCAATGTTCCAATTGAGAAAAAGGATTACACTACCAGTTATGGATTGAAGCTCACATTCAAGCTCTCAACTGTTCCACGTGGAGGAAGAAAATCTATGAACGCTGATGCTGACGTCAGACTCACTGGTGCCAATATGACTATTGAATACTGGGCGTCTGAACAACCAACAAATCCAGAAGAACAATTCACTGTCAAATGCAAGCTTGTCCCAGAGAACTTCTTGACTGCCGAAGGAAAAACTGTGACAAGAGAAGAGCTCATGAAGGTTCTCCATTCTCTTCAAAACATAACCTTGAAGGCTTCATATTTTGATCATCCAAAGACAAGTACACTCTATGAGTTTGGACTTGAAATCTCTGAACCAAATGGAGTTGATTCTGTCATCAAGGCTTCTTCCGTTGAACAATGTCAATGCCCAGCTCCATACACTGGTCCATCATGCCAGCTGTGTGCTTCTGGATACCATCGTGTTCAATCTGGAAGTTTCTTGGGAGCTTGTGTACCATGTGAATGCAATGGGCACTCTGCTACATGTGACCCAGATACTGGAATCTGTACTGATTGTGAACACAATACTAATGGAGATCATTGCGAATTCTGTAATGAAGGACACTATGGAAATGCTACTAACGGTTCACCATACGATTGTATGGCTTGTGCCTGCCCATTTGCACCAACCAACAACTTTGCTAAATCCTGTGATGTCTCCGAAGAAGGACAACTTCTTCAATGTAACTGCAAACCAGGATACACTGGGGATAGATGTGATAGATGTGcttctggattttttggaCATCCACAAATATCTGGAGAATCATGCTCACCATGTCAATGTAACGGAAACAATAACCTCACAGACTCTCGATCATGCCATCCAAACAGCGGAGACTGTTATCTCTGCGAACAAAATACTGATGGAAGACATTGTGAGTCATGTGCTGCATGGTTCTATGGAGATGCTGTTACGGCAAAGAATTGTTCTTCCTGCGAATGTAGTCAATGTGGATCGCAATACTGTGACAACAAGAGCGGAGGTTGTGAATGCAAGATCAATGTAGAAGGAGACTCCTGCGATAGATGCAAACCAGATCATTGGGGTTTCTCAAAGTGTCAAGGATGCCAAGGATGTCACTGTGGAACGGCCGCTTTCAATACCCAATGTAATGTTGAGAACGGACAATGCACATGCCGTCCTGGAGCCACTGGCATGCGTTGCGAACACTGTGAGCATGGCTACTGGAACTATGGAGAGCATGGCTGTGACAAGTGTGATTGTGAAGCTGATCTCTCTATGGGAACAGTTTGTGATGTAAGAACTGGACAATGTCACTGCCAAGAAGGAGCTACTGGATCAAGATGTGATCAATGCCTTCCTTCGTATCTCAGAATTCCAACCTATGGATGCAGACGATGTGATGAATGTGTACACCATCTCATTGGAGACGTTGACAACttggaattggaaattgatgTTCTTGGTACTGCCATTGCAAACATTTCTTCTGCTACAATTGTTGGAGCAAGACTTGCCAGAAATAAAAAGGAATTCAATGACATCAATGAAATCACAAAGATGCTCAATGATGAAGAAAACTCTTTTGGAAATGTGTTTGGAGATGCCCAGGATATCCTCACCAACTCTACTCAAATCCAGAACAAACTTGTCAGAACCAAAACTCATTCCCAAAATTCGGTATCCTCTGCAAAGAACATCACTCTCAATGGAACCGAATTCTTGCAAGAAGTCATGAAGAGAGCTCAACGTGCCAGACAAAGTGTCCGAAGTTTAGCTGAAATCGCACTCGCCATTGGATCATCTTCGAAGGCTGTCAATGTCGATCCAAGACTTTTGAAGGAAGCAGAAGAAACATTGATGACTCTTGAAGCAGCATCAGCTGATCAGTATCCAGAGAAAGCTCAGACTGTTCCAGGAAAATTAGAAGAGATTCAGAAGAAGATTCAAGAAGAGACTGAAAAGTTGGACAAACAGAAGGAAACATTTGAAGCTCAGAAAAAGAGAGCCGAAGAACTTGCCGCATATTTGAACAGTGCTCAGCAATTGCTCAAGGAATCAAAGTCAAAGGCTGATAAATCTAATAAC ATTGCAAAGATGCTCCAATTGACCAAAGTTGAAAATCTTGTTGCTGCCATTACTGACGATTTGGAACGCGTTGAAGCCGCCAAGGGAGAGTTCCAAAAGCTCAATGTTGCAATCGGAAACATCACTGAAAACTTAAAAGACAAACGAGAGGAAATGACACATGCTGTCACTACTCTCAATGAAACAAGAAATGATGTTGCTGAAGCACTTGAAGCTGCCAAGAAGAGAGTAAGAAGAGACGAGAAATCAGTTGATATGCAACTTGTAAACGCAAAGGCTCACGAGCTTCACCTCCAGGCCACCACGTTGAGACAGACATTTGACAATAACAAGGACAATACTGATCAAGCTGTTGAAGCTGCAAATGCATTCTCTAATCTTACCGACACATTGAAAAACGCCAAGGCACAGATTGACAATGCTTACGAAGCTTTGAGTGCAGAACCGGCGTTTGCTGAAAGTGTCCAAAATGCTAGAGATAAGCCTTTCCCAGATGAAACTAAGGAAAAGATTGATGCACTCTCGAAGACTGTTTCACAAGACCTTaaggaaactgaaaaactaaagaaaCAACTTGAGCAGTTGACTGAACTTTCCGAGAAACTGAGAAAGAGAAAGGAAGCTGTGAAGGCTGGAATTCCAAAGTACAGTAAGAACACATTGGATTCCATTGACGAGAAAGTTCAAGAAGTTGAGAAATTGAAAGCTGAAATTGACGCAAACATTGAAGAAACTCGCGCCAAGATTTCTGAAATCGCAGGAAAAGCTGAAGAAATCACAGAAAAAGCTAACAGTGCAATGGAAGGAATTCGTCTTGCTCGTAGAAATTCAGTCCAACTTAACAAACTGGCTCCAGTCATCGTTTCCAAATTTGAAGAGCTCAAGAAGTTGAGTTCCGCAAGAAGTGCCAAGGTTGATTCCGTCAGTGATAAGGTTTCTCAAATCAAGGAAATGATTGCTGTTGCTCGTGATGCTGCTAATAGAATTAAACTTGGAGCTCACTTCGAAAAAGGATCATCTCTCGACTTGAACATTCCACAAAGAGTAACCCGTTCTGCTGCTCACGCCGATATCTCGTTCTACTTCAGAACTGAACAAGAACACGGAATTCCACTTTTCTTCGGAAATGAGGAAACTGCTGTCGGAAGTCGTGCTGTTCCAACAGCTGATTATGTTGCTGCCGAAATAGAATATGGACGTccaaagattactgtagatctTGGAGATGCTCCAGCTGTTGTCAAGCTTGACACCCCTGTCAATGATGGATTGTGGAGAAGATTGAACATTGAAAGAATCGGAAAAACGGTCAGCGTGACACTTTCGAAGCCAAACAGCGTTGAAACTGCTGAAACTAAGAGCTCAGTTGCTGGAGGAAACAAGAGTGTTCTCAACCTGAACCAGCAAATCTCTAGACTTTTCGTTGGAGGTGTTCCGACTTCGGCCAGAATAAGCAAGGACTTGTACAATCGTGATTTTGTTGGTGATATTGAATCATTGAAGCTTCACGGTGAACCAATCGGACTTTGGAATTCTCGTGAAAAGGGAAACACAAATGTGAACGGAGCACAGAAGAAACCAAAGATTACTGATAATGCTGATGAGCTTGTCGTTTCTCTTGATGGAGAAGGATACACTTCCTATAAGCCAAGTCATTGGAATCCAAGAAAGGCAACAAAGATCTCTTTGTCCTTCCTCACTTTCTCTCCTCATGGACTTTTGTTCTTTGTTGGAAAAGATAAGGACTTTATGGCTCTTGAGTTGTCTGATGGAGGAGTTAAACTTTCTGTTGATCTTGGATCAGGAGTTGGTCAATGGATTACTGAATCTTCGAACTATAATGATGGAAAATGGCATACTGTTTCAATTGTCAGAGAAGAG aaacacgTCAAAATCATGATCGACGGAGAAACTGAGGTTCTTGAAGGAGATGTTCCTGGAAAAGACTCTGAAATGTCAGTTACTGAATTCCTTTACATTGGAGGAACTCCTTCTGGACTTTCTGTAAGAACTACCATCGTCCCACTTCGAGGGTGCATTAAATCAGTAAAACTGGGATCCGATAATGTTGATTTGGAATCTAGTCACGCCTCGAAGGGAGTCAGAAGTGGATGCCCACTTCACTCAGTTCGTACTGTCTCTTTCTTGTCTGATCGAACAACTGCTTCATTCAACAATGCTACTGAATTCTCAGAAGATGTTTCAGTTACTTTCAAGTTCAAGACAAGATCTATCCGTCAGCCATCATCTCTTTTCACAGTCAATGACGATGAAGACTCAGTTCTCAGTGTCAGTATTAATGAAGATGGAATTCTGACTGTAACAAGTGGAGAGGATATTGCTACCCTTGAACTTGCTGCATCACCAGATGAGAAATGGCATTATGTGTCTATCCGTAAGACGAAATACATTATCAGAATTGATGCTGATGACTCATTCTCTAATGAAGTCGCCAGAAAGCACGCCGATGACTCGAATCCAGATGCAAGCTTCCTCTCCGCGTTCTTCGGAAAATCTGGCGAGACACCTTCATTTGTCGGGTGTATCGGAGATGTTACACTCAATGGAAAACTTCTGGACTTTGCCAATTCCGAGATCAAGGAGATTTCATTGAATGGATGTTCTCTCAGTGATGATGAGAATATTTCAACAACTACTACAGCTGCTCCAAAGCCAACTGATGACTCTGATGTAGCAGTTCTTCCGAttgacgaagaagaagaaagtaCAACAACAACCACCACAACCACAACTGAAGAGCCAACTGAGGAACCAGCAGAG gccaGACCAGATGGTCATTGCAGTCTTCCAGAAGACCCAATGGTCCAATTCGAAGATGCTGAAGGATTTAACTTTGGAAGTCAACAATACAGTAGAATTGAATATGATATCTTGCCAGAGGCTATTGATAAGAG CGGAGAATTCACTTTCAAGATCCGTCCAACTTCTGATAATGGAATAATCTTCATTGCCACCAACAAACGTACTGATCATATTGCCGTCATGCTTGAACATGGTCGTGTTGTCTTCACATATGACACTGGATCCGGCCAAGTTATCATAAAATCTGATAAATCCATCATTGACGGTCGTTGGCATACCATCAAGGTTTCTCGTCGTGGAAAGTCGGCCCACTTGATCGTTGACGATAACTCGTACGAATCTGAAGGAGCTGCCAACCAGAACGAGGATCTCATCGAAACTCAGCCACCATTCTACGTCGGAGGTGTTCCAGCGGATCTTGCTGGATTTGCTAGGAATCTTGTTGTTGGTGTCCGTTCACAGTTCAGTGGATGCATCAAAGATTTCAAGTTGAATGGTAAGAGTTTGGATAACGGAAAGGAATTTGGAACTGAGCAATGCTCCCAGTTCTCCGAACCAGGAATGTACTTTGGAAAGGATGGAGGTTACGCGATTGTTCAGAAGGATTACGAAGTTGGACTTACATTCGGACTAGAAGTTGAAATGAGACCAAGAATGAAGAACGGAATTTTGTTCTCGGTCGGAGTTTTGGAGTATATCACTGTAGAATTTGTGAATGGATCCATCAAAACAACAGTCGAAAGTGGAAGTGGAGGAGAAGAACTTTGGCATCATCCGGATATTGAAAACCAATATTGTGATGGACAATGGCAATCATTCAAG ATCTCAAAGAAGCGAAACCTTCTTACTGTCGCGGTCAACGGCAAGGCTCATctcaaaattctgaagaagGCCAAGACCGACGTCCTTACCAAGGATCCTTTGTACTTCGGAGGTCTTCCAGAAGGAGTCACTAACAAGGGAATCAAAACTAATAAGCCATTCGTCGGATGTATCAGATTCGTTAGCTTCGGATTAAAGAAGGATCGCAAGATTCGTCGCAAGAAGCAAGTTGACACTGAGAGATTTGATGTGTTTGGTGATGTTCATCGCAATGCTTGCCCAGCTATTTAA